Within Acidobacteriota bacterium, the genomic segment CTCACCGCCACATCGCGGACCCTCGGGATGGCGGGGCCGGCCGCCAGCATCGCGTCCACGAGCCAGGAGGCGAGCATCACGCCGGCCGCACCGCCGGCGAGCGACAGGAGGAGCCCCTCTGCGACCAATGCCCGCACGAGGTCGAACCGGCTGCCGCCAATCGCCTGGCGCACCGCGAACTCACGCCTCCGCACGAGCGCGCGCGCGAGCTGCAGGGCGGCCACATTGGCGCAGGCAATGACGAGCACGAACCCGACGGCCAGGAACAGCGCGCGCAGCGCGCCACCGATCGGACCCACCTCCTGCTCGATCAGCGGACGCACGGCAATGTCCCAGTCGGCGTTGGTGTCCGGATACTGGCGCGCCAGGCGCGCCGCGATCACGGTCATGTCGGCGCGGGCCTCCTCGATGCCTGCGCCACGCCGCACGCGCGCGAGCACCCGCCGGTTCCGGATGTCACGCCCGATGGCGGCGTCGGGATCGATCGACGAAAGAGCGAACAGCTCCACATCCTCGAAGGACGGAAGTTCCGAGACGTGCGGCGGCAGCACCCCAATGATCGTGTACGCGGCCCGGGGTCCGCGCTCGAGGACGAGGGTGCGCCCGATGATAGTGCGGTCGCCCCCAAACCGCTCGCGCCAGTAACCATCGCTGATGACGACCACGCGGTTGCTGCCGGGCCGGTCTTCGTCCGGCCGGAACAACCGCCCGAGTTGAGGCGTCACGGCGAGGAGCTGGAAGATCTCAGGCGTGACGATCGCGGCGTACACCGGCTCGCCTTCCGCCCCGTCGTGCCTCGACATGCCCCAGTCGCGCCACGCGGCGAATGACTCCAGCGCGCCGCTCTGCTCGCGCCAGTCCTGCAGCTCGTTCAGCGACGCCCCCCGCAGGTCGGCCGGCGCATCCCGTCGAACGCCGCCGTCCGCCACCAGCCTCTCCGAGCCGGGAAACGGCAGCGGCGCGAGCAGGACGGCGTTCACGATGCTGAACATCGCGGCTGTGCCAGCCACTCCCACCGCCATGGTCGCGACCGCGGCAGCCGTGAAGCCCAGGCTTCCGCGAAGCGCCCGTGCGGCGTGGCGAAGATCACGCAGGAACGCGATCATCAGTGCCTCGCAGTCAAGAGACGCAATCGTCCACAACCAAGACGCATGCCGCGGAACCTCGCGGAAAGATGGCTTCTACGCGAGGGTTGGCGCCCGGAGTGTTCGCCTGTGGGATCGGGATGTGCCGCGGGCGGGCACTCACCCGAGGCATTCCCGCAAGGCCGCGGCGGGGTCCTCGAACCGCAGCGCCAGGATCATCGCGGCAATGACGAATGGCTTGTAGCCCGCCTCGCGATAGGTATCGAAGCGGGCCCGTTCGAAGACGTCGCGCGACACCTCGCCGGCCTGGCAGTTGACCCCGGTCACGTCCGCCGGCAGGCAATGCATATACAGCGCACGCCCGTTCCGCGTGAGCTTCATGCGCGCATCGTCGCATTCCCAGTTCCTGAACCTCGCATTGTTCTCGAGCGCCTGTCGCTCCAGGTCCGCGAGCTTGTCCTTCTGCCCGCCGCGGAGCAGGCGCGTTCGCTCGCGCATGATCTCGGCCGGCGCCCAACTCTTCGGATAGACGATGTCGGCGTTCTCGAAGGCGGCGCCCATGGAGTCCACGATCTCGAAGGATCCGCCGCTTTCCTTCGCGTACTTCCGGGCCGCCTCGAGCGGTTCGTCCACCAGGTCATAGCCCGGCGGATGCGCCAGGACCACGTGCATGCCGAAACGCGCCACCAATGCCACGATTCCCTGCGGCACCGAGAGCGGCTTGCCGTAGCTCGGCGAGTACGCCCAGCTCATGGCGATCTTCTTGTCGCGCAGCGCGTCGAGGCCGCCGAAGACATTCGCCAGGTGCCGCAGGTCCGCCATGCTCTGCGTGGGATGGTCCAGGTCGCTCTGCAGATTGACCACCCCCGGTCGCCGCGCGAGCACCCCGTTCTGGAAGCTGTCGTCGAGCGAGCCGGCCACTTCGGTCATAAACTCGTGTCCCTCGCCCAGGAACATGTCGTCGCGGATGCCGATCGTTTCGGTGAGAAACCCCACCATCGTCGCGGTCTCCCGCACCGTTTCCCCGTGAGAGATCTGCGACGTGGACTCGTCGAGTTCCTCGGTCGCAAGGCCGAGCAGGTTGCATCCCGATCGGAACGCGTAGCGCGTGCGGGTGGACTTGTCACGGAAGATCGACAGCCCGAGCCCGCGCGGGAAGACACGCGTGGATGCATTGAGCCGGGTCAGGTCCTGCAGGATGTCAGCCGCCTGCAGCACCGAATGCAGCGCCTGGTCGTCGTGCTGCCACGTGAGCAGGAAGTCGCGGTTGAACAATTTCGGATTGAGCGAGCCGAGCGAGTCAATCTTCGCGCGAAGCGCAGCGTGGGTCATCGTGAGTTCCTGAGGAACGCCTGCGGGAATGCCGCGTAGAAGCGCGCGGCGGTGGTCAGGTGGGCCACGG encodes:
- the ygeW gene encoding knotted carbamoyltransferase YgeW; the protein is MTHAALRAKIDSLGSLNPKLFNRDFLLTWQHDDQALHSVLQAADILQDLTRLNASTRVFPRGLGLSIFRDKSTRTRYAFRSGCNLLGLATEELDESTSQISHGETVRETATMVGFLTETIGIRDDMFLGEGHEFMTEVAGSLDDSFQNGVLARRPGVVNLQSDLDHPTQSMADLRHLANVFGGLDALRDKKIAMSWAYSPSYGKPLSVPQGIVALVARFGMHVVLAHPPGYDLVDEPLEAARKYAKESGGSFEIVDSMGAAFENADIVYPKSWAPAEIMRERTRLLRGGQKDKLADLERQALENNARFRNWECDDARMKLTRNGRALYMHCLPADVTGVNCQAGEVSRDVFERARFDTYREAGYKPFVIAAMILALRFEDPAAALRECLG